In Erigeron canadensis isolate Cc75 chromosome 6, C_canadensis_v1, whole genome shotgun sequence, the following are encoded in one genomic region:
- the LOC122606118 gene encoding putative dynamin-related protein 4A: MQHIHSFFSISEPIISKIMALVVTNNSASKRTNSSSENDDYLSVVEGGSLDHHHAPLISTYNDHIRPLLNCIDKLRHLKVMQEGIQLPTIVVVGDQSSGKSSVLESLAQISLPRAQGIRTRVPLMRLQHHSDPNPQLHLEYHDKTVATNESRIEEDIIAATDEIAVRLLLMTFISLMFSSITVSY; encoded by the coding sequence ATGCAACATATACATTCATTTTTTTCCATCTCTGAACCCATCATTTCTAAAATTATGGCTCTTGTAGTCACTAATAACAGTGCATCAAAAAGAACCAATAGCTCATCTGAGAATGACGACTACTTATCAGTTGTCGAGGGTGGTTCTCTTGACCACCATCATGCGCCTCTCATATCCACCTACAATGACCACATTCGCCCCTTGCTAAACTGCATCGATAAGCTACGTCATCTTAAGGTGATGCAAGAAGGTATCCAACTCCCAACCATTGTGGTTGTTGGTGACCAGTCTTCTGGGAAATCGAGTGTACTTGAGTCATTGGCACAAATCAGCCTCCCACGTGCTCAAGGCATTCGTACCAGGGTCCCACTCATGCGGCTGCAGCATCATTCAGACCCGAATCCGCAACTGCACTTGGAGTACCATGATAAGACTGTTGCTACTAATGAATCTCGTATCGAAGAGGATATTATTGCAGCCACTGATGAGATTGCTGTGAGACTGCTACTAATGACCTTTATCTCTTTGATGTTTTCTTCAATTACTGTGAGCTATTAA
- the LOC122603615 gene encoding protein NUCLEAR FUSION DEFECTIVE 4 encodes MGETREPPPSATTAGANKNLPFVVHLVRGRWFSLFASFLVMTGAGATYLFGVYSKEIKSSLGYDQTTLNLLGFFKDLGANVGVMSGLIAEVTPTWFVLLLGSALNFTGYFMIWLAVTNKIAKPKVWQMCLYICIGANSQNFANTGALVTSVSNFPESRGVVLGLLKGFTGLSGAIMTQIYLAVYGNDSKSLILLIAWLPAAISVVFVYTIRKLDLVRQPNELAIFYHFLYVSIFLALFIMGMTIAQNLVTFSRIAYAGSACVVIVLLFVPLFMAIKEELNLFEKSKQRVIKVSEVRIENVGHEADQPETTRATDQPKKKMSCFANVFLNKPERGEDYNILQALLSTDMLVLFIATFCGLGTSLTAVDNLGQIGESLGYPTKTIKSFVSLLSIWNYFGRIFAGFVSEILLTKYKFPRPLMFTLVLFLSCVGLLLVAFPIPGSVYIASIIIGFSFGAQLPLIFAIISELFGLKYYSTLFNCGQLGSPLGSYILNVRVTGPLYDREAVKELAKKGLDRKAVKELVCMGTHCYRLSFTILACVCCFGAIASLILVIRTREFYKGDIYKKFRERAKVVEPELALPPK; translated from the coding sequence ATGGGTGAAACACGAGAACCACCACCATCAGCCACCACCGCCGGCGCAAACAAAAACCTCCCATTTGTAGTCCACCTAGTCCGTGGCCGATGGTTTTCACTTTTCGCATCATTTCTAGTCATGACAGGAGCCGGAGCCACATACCTTTTCGGTGTCTactcaaaagaaataaaatcatCACTAGGATACGACCAAACAACTTTAAACCTCTTAGGATTTTTCAAAGATCTTGGAGCCAACGTTGGTGTGATGTCAGGACTCATAGCTGAAGTCACACCAACCTGGTTTGTTCTCTTACTTGGTTCTGCCCTAAACTTCACTGGCTATTTCATGATATGGTTAGCTGTCACTAACAAGATAGCTAAACCAAAAGTTTGGCAAATGtgtttgtatatttgtatagGTGCTAACTCCCAAAACTTTGCTAACACTGGTGCACTTGTCACTTCTGTATCTAACTTCCCTGAAAGCAGGGGAGTTGTTTTGGGCTTGTTAAAAGGTTTCACTGGCTTAAGTGGTGCTATTATGACACAAATTTATCTAGCTGTTTATGGTAACGATTCGAAATCATTGATTTTGTTAATTGCTTGGTTGCCTGCTGCTATCTCGGTTGTGTTTGTTTACACTATCCGAAAATTGGATCTTGTAAGGCAACCAAATGAGCTAGCTATTTTTTACCATTTTCTTTAcgtgtcgattttcttagcgttgtTTATAATGGGGATGACTATTGCTCAAAATTTGGTCACGTTTTCGAGAATTGCTTATGCGGGTAGTGCTTGTGTGGTGATTGTTTTGCTCTTTGTGCCTCTTTTTATGGCGATTAAAGAGGAGTTGAATTTGTTTGAGAAGAGTAAACAAAGAGTGATTAAGGTTTCCGAGGTTAGAATTGAGAATGTGGGCCATGAAGCTGATCAGCCCGAAACTACTCGGGCTACTGATCAGCCCAAAAAGAAAATGTCTTGTTTTGCTAATGTGTTTTTGAATAAGCCTGAAAGAGGGGAAGATTATAATATCTTGCAAGCACTTTTGAGTACAGATATGTTGGTTCTGTTTATTGCAACTTTTTGTGGGCTTGGGACTAGTTTAACCGCGGTAGATAATTTGGGTCAAATTGGTGAATCTTTAGGGTATCCTACTAAAACCATAAAATCGTTCGTTTCGTTACTAAGTATTTGGAATTACTTTGGTCGGATATTTGCTGGATTTGTATCGGAAATCTTGTTGACTAAGTATAAGTTTCCAAGACCACTAATGTTCACATTAGTACTTTTTCTTTCGTGTGTTGGCCTTCTTTTGGTCGCGTTTCCAATACCTGGGTCGGTCTACATAGCATCTATAATTATCGGGTTCTCATTTGGGGCACAACTGCCTTTAATCTTCGCAATCATATCCGAGCTATTTGGGTTGAAATACTACTCAACATTGTTTAATTGTGGTCAATTGGGAAGTCCATTAGGCTCATACATATTAAATGTAAGGGTGACCGGGCCTTTGTATGATCGCGAAGCAGTGAAGGAGCTCGCGAAAAAAGGGTTGGATAGGAAAGCAGTTAAAGAGCTGGTTTGTATGGGCACACATTGTTATAGGCTCTCTTTTACTATATTGGCTTGTGTTTGTTGCTTTGGTGCTATAGCTTCATTGATTCTGGTGATCAGAACTCGCGAGTTTTACAAAGGCGATATTTATAAGAAGTTCAGAGAACGAGCTAAGGTGGTAGAGCCAGAACTCGCTCTACCACCTAAGTAA